The Engraulis encrasicolus isolate BLACKSEA-1 chromosome 3, IST_EnEncr_1.0, whole genome shotgun sequence genome segment ATCTAGCTCATGCAAATGGTTACATTTTCATAACAACATGTATAAAGGCAATAATTATCTTAAcagtctatttcaagtgagctcgggtgcataggagaatgttaaacccctctatcatttgcacacatgaagcgttcttaatatggtcaattttcaatagctgtaattcttggagcgCTAAAGTGAGATtatagccaatatatatttcatgatgtcattgACCTATACattgattttaataacaaaaataggTGTCATATACATTCGATCAtgataaatcaaagggaattcaaaaatgtatgtaattactatggtaattattccctctgagtgactcagcctttctgtgatggtcttatacctggacactcatattgtccatcagtataatTCTTTTTGAAATGTTCTTTCCTTGTTGTtgtatcttatttggatgtttattacatttcacttatccccgtcccaacttatttgagacatgttgcagttatcaaatcagaaatgagtacatactgtatgtcccccaaaacaatattttttctcagttttgacacttaatatgttgtcttttcactactcTCCATCTTattaatggattgaatgttttgaaaatgatagcattttaattttattcacagtttactaaacgttccaacttcaccggagttagGGTTTGTAAGTAGCTGTACCCGACAGAGCTTGTATAAATATTCACTATTGTGATGTAAGTTATCAAACAAACaggtttacaaaaaaaaaatctgcatggATGTGTGCTTTTTCAGCCCAGGACCCGTGCCAAGATGACACTGATAAGGACTGGCATGAGGTGGGCTCCTCGTGGACCAACAGCCAGTGCATACAGTGCTCCTGTGGAACCAGCAGAATGAGCTGCTGTCACCGGTAAGAAAGAAAGTGGTCCTAATGAAAACGCTACGGTAACAATTTGGGATAacatcctattcacagctttatgaacactttataaataatgaactaattatcatcaAAATGTTCACAAGTGTTTATAAAGGGGCAATAAATGAGCTGTTGGAATGGACTGCTGTGACCGGTAAGAGAGAAGGTGCTTCCCATGTACTGTACAGCATGGTACAATGTGTTAGCACAATGTGTGCTTATCTGATGGCACAACCTTTCAGAGTTGGTCTTTGAATCAAAAGGTTGCACGTTTGATTCCGATGATGACCTTCgcctatacctccatccatggcccaAGTATGGTGAATTTATACATTACAACCCATCTGAGGAAGacctgaatctgaggaagaccgagaagtccaaacgtcatcatgcttgccattgaatgaatgaataaaaagaagaaaaaacaacttaaagaagaaaaaaatccaaaggagtgtgcaaacttttttttccaaaaatacattACAACCCAATCAACAAGTTTGAAAACAATGTTACATTTAAAATACGCATTTATATATGGAAAACAAAATTCCTATTTCAGAAAACTCTTAGGAAATTgcattgtcgagaaacgcacccctgatgagaaacgcacccctggtcctTGTAAGATCACCACAACAGACACCAGCTGCCCAATCACAATGCAAGTTCCAAGAAGAGTGTTTAGGTCAGGCATGCAGACAGCAGAATGGCCACAGCTAACAGGAAGTGGCTGCTTGATTAGTTATAGCTTTGGGAAAGTCCGAAGCAATTTTAACCATTAGGACAGTTTGGTTCCATCCATGGCCCTCAGCGATCTGAACGGAGTGATTCCAGGCAACATTTTCACTTTTTAGTCTGGCTCACCTGGTAATGATGTATTGTATGATGTGATGTAACTTGTATGATGTATATACACCATAACATACATGATCAGTGATGTATAAACTTGCACTGAATTTAGTGTCTGTTTTTTAATGTATTATAATTTTACAGTATGGGGAGGCCTTCTGGATTCCCTGAGGACTGTGAGGTGCTTCGCGACTGGAAGCAGTGCACTTTTGAAGTGGTGAAGAAGAATGATCACAGCGTGCATTGTCCCCATGTGGCTGTTGGCAAATGAGCTTGTGAAGAGTGATATACAGTGCATGCCAAGCACATGTGTAACATTTTGATTGCCATTATTGGTTGTCATTACTAATAAATTGAGTAAGCAACAAGAGGCAAAACAATAAATGTCTTCTGCCAACTTCGAACCTTGAGTGAAAGTCTTTGTGTCGCCATTCATTTTCTGGTCCAGAGCAGCAGGGTGAGACCGGGGGCAGTTGCAACATTGTTTTTCTCCTATCAGGTAGTTACAGTGAATTGTATATTTTCTGCAACTTTCTGCAGTTTGAGTATAGTCATTCTGGCTTGTATCtgattggagaaaaaaaaatagatgtTGCAACCATACCCTGTTGCAAGTGTCTTCAGTTTCCCCTACCATGCTAGGGCTAGCAAACCAGACAAAAGCCAAAACTATTCTACCATGCAAGGCCTAGAAAACTAGGTTGCGTTCGGATCGGAAGGCAGTGACttgatgactcccctcctacatgaacaggtctctgatcagacaggtgaagttagctgtTAGGaccgttagcgcttagcttacgcatgctatttgaacggcgAATGACCGCCAggcggcggaatcgtaaaataggctacaaatagatctagcgacggcatatttagatactacaatgttgatttatcgctttaattctcaacatctgtgtccataagtgtcagaataaagaacattataaggtggtagcttgggtagtagccatggttttttttcaggtttccggttgagagggaggtggcgcacagcattttgggtacaaagGCAGCGAAGTCAACATCTGATGGTGCCCTCAAATATCACCGTTATGCCCACAAATggagtcaactgccaagggaggaaataaagcaatttttcgtttcgatcgaCACTTCATgcctcgatgtccagttagctcactggaaggacagctgccttccctgtttcgaacggaccccTTGACAAAAGCCAAAACTATTCTACCATGCTAAGCCTAGCAAACTAGACAAAAGCCAAAACTATGCTACCATGCTAAGCCTAGCAAACTAGACATGTAGGGAAAGGAAGAGCAGCACACCGATGAGTGATGTATAAAACTGCACTGAATCGAATCAGTATTTTTTCTTCGCAGTATGTGAAAGCTTGTTCCATTCCCAAGGACTATGAGGTGCCgtatgactggaaaaagtgcaCAGATGAAGTTATGAAGAACGTTCACATCGTGCAATGTCCCCATGATCAGGACTCTATTAAGACATTGGCGTGCACCTGGGCACTACACCTCGCAGGTGTCCCATTTATGAACAacatttgtaaagtttgtgtcttTGTTGGTGCCCCTggtccttatggataatccggccctgcccatatTGACTGTTGGCTATTTTATATTATATCGTATTGTATTGGTTGGTATtggtttgtattgtattgtattgtattgtattatattgaacTGGTGGACCATATGGAGCACAAACAgacggaagggaagggaaggtaaATTGACACAGGCCGTGCACAAACAAAAGATTGGGTAAGACTCTGTTGTGTCTTATCGCTGCACGCTGCACACTTCATGTCCAtgggtgtggctgtgtgtgtgtgtttggtgtgcccGTTAGTGTAGCCTCTTTTTACAGATGGTCCCCGCCAGccagttcactctttgctgaaaatactcatatAACAttgagagcctcaagtaacagatgaagagttcagatgcaaacccccctaagtgccttttgagaaaataatcttaattcatttttatttaatacaaagatatcaaaattgcatttttttatttttatttatgtaatataactatttatatgtattatcaagtacataaatgtaaaccaaaccaacaacggggttctctaaaaatatagaagtgcaggtcttcagaaattgagttagggggttttgcatctgaactcttcagattaAGATTTGGACATGACAATTTTGTTGTCGATTAGGTGATAACAGAGGCTcggtgcaaaggggttaaagagCATGTTCGGTGAAAGTacgttgctgagacaccaacttTTTTATGGAcagccaagtattgtatgcaagatagttgccatttggggttaaggaaatacaagcacgagacgctttgcaatgtaaacagtaggcaATCTGTGTTTTGCGGAGCTTATGCTATGCTCACccatcacttccagtgagggcacagtgcatagtgcgcaATCTtgtccacaacactatgcactaaagaccgcACTGTGTGCACTACGCACTAAGCATCAGCGCAATGACGTAAGTGACACAGTGTATTGTAGAGTGTGTAGTGAAAACATTTTACTAtcagagtaagatacttcaagacCATGTATTTCCCGGATCCATGAgttgtcaggtgaacgcccctttggtTAGGAAACCTTTGGAGCCTTACAtctgagaatgaatggagttcccttggcactgcaAATGGCGATAGTGCACATCTCATGCAAgctgtcaccaaatgccacagaaagacaagaggaaggaggggacaacgcccccttaggagaccaaacttgagcagactcctttgcattgggtataGGTGgagtttggggtatcttactctaatTA includes the following:
- the LOC134444891 gene encoding beta-microseminoprotein-like — translated: MFNLSPVSRCLALALILSSLAAFANAGCYMGPKKVGAQDPCQDDTDKDWHEVGSSWTNSQCIQCSCGTSRMSCCHRMGRPSGFPEDCEVLRDWKQCTFEVVKKNDHSVHCPHVAVGK